Proteins from a single region of Salipiger sp. H15:
- a CDS encoding urease accessory protein UreF encodes MTTDPLLTLHQLFSPSFPVGAFAYSHGLETLVQEGRVTTAAQLQGWLEAVLRHGAGWSDAVLLAQVAGGADPAEIADLATALTPSAERRLETVKQGEAFAATVSDLWQVAIRPAPYPVAVGQAVRALDLPLKPALQLYLQAFAANLAAAGIRLIPLGQTEGQGVIRALSPLCEALAAQAMTATLDEIGTFSPLSDIASQRHEALYSRIFRS; translated from the coding sequence ATGACCACTGACCCGCTGCTGACGCTGCACCAGCTCTTCTCGCCCTCCTTCCCGGTGGGTGCCTTCGCCTATTCGCACGGGCTCGAGACGCTGGTGCAGGAGGGGCGCGTTACCACCGCGGCGCAGCTTCAGGGCTGGCTCGAGGCGGTGCTGCGCCACGGCGCGGGCTGGAGCGACGCAGTGCTGCTGGCGCAGGTCGCCGGGGGCGCCGATCCCGCCGAGATTGCGGATCTCGCCACCGCGCTCACCCCCTCGGCCGAGCGCCGGCTCGAGACGGTGAAGCAGGGCGAGGCCTTTGCCGCCACCGTCAGCGATCTCTGGCAGGTCGCGATCCGTCCCGCGCCCTATCCCGTGGCGGTGGGGCAGGCGGTGCGCGCGCTCGACCTGCCGCTGAAACCGGCGCTGCAGCTCTACCTGCAGGCCTTCGCCGCGAACCTCGCCGCCGCCGGCATCCGCCTGATCCCGCTCGGCCAGACCGAGGGGCAGGGGGTGATCCGCGCGCTCTCGCCGCTCTGCGAGGCGCTGGCCGCGCAGGCGATGACCGCGACGCTCGACGAGATCGGCACCTTCTCCCCGCTCTCGGACATTGCCAGCCAGCGCCACGAGGCGCTCTATTCCCGCATCTTCAGATCCTGA
- a CDS encoding DUF1127 domain-containing protein — MAFLTATARNEQAPFFSRFFSAIGNGLVALGEANPRLRKIEALQRLSDEQLAARGIRREDIARHVFQDVFYL, encoded by the coding sequence ATGGCATTTCTGACCGCTACCGCACGCAACGAACAGGCTCCGTTCTTCTCGCGCTTCTTCTCGGCCATCGGCAACGGCCTCGTCGCCCTCGGTGAAGCAAATCCGCGCCTGCGCAAGATCGAAGCCCTGCAGCGTCTCTCGGACGAGCAACTGGCCGCCCGTGGCATCCGTCGCGAAGACATCGCGCGTCACGTCTTCCAGGACGTGTTCTACCTCTGA
- a CDS encoding 2-dehydropantoate 2-reductase N-terminal domain-containing protein, whose product MSRIVILGIGAIGGALAVMLSRAGQEVIGIARGAQLEAVRKGGLTLRTPEGALHAEFPCVATPAEAQLRADDVICLCVKTQHSEAALQQLRDAGLRDQPLFCFQNGVENERLALRYFPNVHGVTVMLPADFVQPGEVVCYGAPFIGSFDIGCYPEGIDAADAALVARLEAAGFPSATRAAVMQRKYGKLLMNLGNIVGAALGEGADGAPVTAALKAEAEAVLARAGIAWTDPGEDDGSRAAQLKIVDVPGITRVGSSTAQSLARGAGSVETDYLNGEVSLLGRLHGVPTPGNDWVTALAARLVREGAAPGAVTLAEVEAALGL is encoded by the coding sequence ATGAGCCGGATCGTCATCCTCGGCATCGGCGCGATCGGCGGGGCGCTGGCGGTCATGCTGAGCCGCGCCGGGCAGGAGGTCATCGGCATCGCCCGCGGCGCGCAGCTCGAGGCGGTGCGCAAGGGCGGCCTGACCCTGCGCACGCCCGAGGGCGCGCTGCACGCGGAGTTTCCCTGCGTCGCCACGCCCGCCGAGGCGCAGCTGCGCGCGGATGACGTGATCTGCCTCTGCGTGAAGACCCAGCACAGCGAGGCGGCGCTGCAGCAACTGCGCGACGCGGGGCTGCGCGACCAGCCCCTCTTCTGCTTCCAGAACGGGGTGGAGAACGAGCGCCTCGCGCTGCGCTACTTCCCCAACGTGCACGGCGTGACGGTGATGCTGCCGGCCGATTTCGTGCAGCCCGGCGAGGTGGTCTGCTACGGCGCGCCCTTCATCGGCTCCTTCGACATCGGGTGCTATCCCGAGGGCATCGATGCCGCTGACGCGGCGCTTGTGGCGCGGCTCGAGGCGGCGGGCTTCCCCTCTGCCACGCGCGCGGCGGTGATGCAGCGCAAGTACGGCAAGCTGCTGATGAACCTCGGCAATATCGTCGGCGCGGCGCTTGGTGAAGGCGCCGATGGTGCGCCGGTGACCGCCGCACTGAAGGCCGAGGCCGAGGCGGTGCTTGCCCGCGCGGGCATCGCCTGGACCGATCCCGGAGAAGACGACGGCAGCCGCGCAGCGCAGCTCAAGATCGTGGACGTTCCCGGCATCACACGCGTCGGCAGTTCCACCGCGCAGAGCCTTGCGCGCGGCGCGGGCTCGGTCGAGACCGATTACCTGAACGGCGAGGTCTCGCTCCTTGGCCGGCTCCACGGCGTGCCCACGCCGGGCAACGACTGGGTCACCGCGCTGGCCGCCCGGCTGGTGCGCGAGGGAGCCGCGCCGGGCGCGGTCACGCTGGCCGAGGTCGAGGCGGCGCTGGGGCTCTGA
- a CDS encoding urease accessory protein UreE translates to MSHEIARKGAAPEAQMSVTLSYEDRFLRRKVLKSDQGESFLVDLAHTESLDQGDAFVLTDGRAVRVEAAAEPLLAVSGADLPRLAWHIGNRHTPCQIEPARLLIQRDHVIRDMLGHIGATVEEVTEPFTPEGGAYGHGRTHGHDHSQSHGPEAHSHAHAHSHAHSHDHDHSHDHDHDHDHSHSHGHAHTHDH, encoded by the coding sequence ATGTCCCACGAGATCGCCCGCAAGGGCGCCGCGCCCGAGGCGCAGATGAGCGTGACGCTCAGCTACGAGGACCGCTTCCTGCGCCGCAAGGTGCTGAAGAGCGACCAGGGCGAAAGCTTTCTCGTCGATCTGGCGCATACGGAAAGCCTCGACCAGGGCGACGCCTTCGTGCTGACCGACGGGCGCGCGGTGCGCGTGGAAGCCGCCGCCGAGCCGCTGCTGGCGGTGAGCGGCGCGGACCTGCCGCGCCTTGCCTGGCACATCGGCAACCGTCACACCCCCTGCCAGATCGAGCCCGCCCGGCTGCTGATCCAGCGCGACCACGTGATCCGCGACATGCTCGGCCATATCGGCGCGACGGTCGAAGAGGTGACCGAGCCCTTCACCCCCGAGGGCGGCGCCTATGGCCACGGCCGCACCCACGGCCACGACCATTCGCAGTCCCACGGGCCGGAGGCGCACAGCCATGCGCATGCCCACAGCCATGCGCATTCGCACGACCACGATCATTCGCATGACCACGACCACGATCACGACCATTCCCATTCCCACGGCCACGCCCACACGCATGACCACTGA
- the ureG gene encoding urease accessory protein UreG produces the protein MTSPNGPLRVGLGGPVGAGKTTLTAALARALRDRLSMAVVTNDIYTREDAEELMRQQILPLDRIKGVETGGCPHTAIREDASINLAAIAELNAAFPDLDLVLIESGGDNLSATFSPELADVTIYVIDVAAGEEIPRKGGPAITKSDILVINKTDLAPYVGASLEVMERDATRMRAGKPFVFAQVKHGKGVDEIVSLLARIGGLPLAEAVE, from the coding sequence ATGACTTCCCCCAACGGACCCCTCCGCGTCGGTCTCGGCGGCCCCGTGGGCGCCGGCAAGACCACCCTCACCGCCGCCCTTGCCCGCGCGCTGCGCGACCGGCTCTCGATGGCCGTGGTGACCAATGACATCTATACCCGCGAGGATGCCGAAGAGCTGATGCGCCAGCAGATCCTGCCGCTCGACCGCATCAAGGGTGTCGAGACCGGCGGCTGCCCGCATACGGCGATCCGCGAGGATGCCTCGATCAACCTCGCCGCCATTGCCGAGCTGAACGCGGCCTTTCCCGACCTCGACCTCGTGCTGATCGAAAGCGGCGGCGACAACCTGTCCGCCACCTTCTCGCCCGAGCTGGCCGACGTGACGATCTACGTGATCGACGTGGCCGCGGGCGAGGAAATCCCGCGCAAGGGCGGCCCGGCGATCACCAAGTCGGACATCCTCGTCATCAACAAGACCGACCTCGCGCCCTATGTCGGCGCCTCGCTCGAGGTGATGGAGCGCGACGCGACGCGGATGCGCGCCGGCAAGCCCTTCGTCTTCGCGCAGGTCAAGCACGGCAAGGGCGTGGACGAGATCGTCTCGCTGCTCGCCAGGATCGGGGGCCTGCCGCTGGCGGAAGCGGTGGAATGA